Proteins co-encoded in one Brassica oleracea var. oleracea cultivar TO1000 chromosome C4, BOL, whole genome shotgun sequence genomic window:
- the LOC106336647 gene encoding uncharacterized protein LOC106336647 → MASCDTPDAFAWLQNLPPFSQWKRNSMSMCICSPNSSHPSLNFSITRSSQSPNTFTFSIVASFKIPISLFISKPLRIIGSNQTNLLSENIISTLLMSFVDTVLNYNVKRTTCSIQMQNIGSTSNLKDVFNLAFFTFVFLICIYEAPTSLRTTCLKTVKDQLVTCRSRQGSKLLMVQLGSNLEEQWMRSLNLAITNWIIEIRASQHLKSPSPLFSYAFSTQGLWKVHMYCPVIAMEMESVNSALTDERLFFSLNYHQLEGVIQFNHRIYVREKWFNIAVNIDNVRCDIIRLVNETLLSERGMGLEEKHFPSKISLQLTPTVQSNILMASAEKSSENPLRQFEAEKGIEATIDPPNTFFGLKVSANETKTKSMKPWIFEQWVHGYTAYLTWFLHDFDDGREVSSSKPSKVSMMNPRAWFKNRYTNAFRPFTKQGGVVFAGDSYGQSVLWKVDKRAIGKVMEFEVKGCVCLTYWPNKHHTFYSDTRKLEFKEMLYLNLP, encoded by the exons ATGGCTTCTTGTGACACACCTGATGCATTTGCTTGGCTTCAAAACCTACCTCCTTTTTCTCAATGGAAAAGAAACTCAATGTCCATGTGTATTTGCTCTCCAAATTCATCACATCCATCTTTAAATTTCTCTATTACTCGTAGTTCTCAATCTCCAAACACATTCACATTCTCCATAGTAGCCAGCTTCAAGATTCCTATATCTCTCTTCATCTCAAAACCTCTAAGAATCATTGGCTCTAATCAAACTAATCTCCTAAGTGAAAATATCATCTCTACTCTATTAATGAGTTTTGTCGACACAGTTCTCAACTATAACGTCAAAAGAACCACTTGTTCAATCCAAATGCAAAACATAGGATCCACTTCAAACCTCAAAGACGTTTTCAACCTCGCGTTCTTCACTTTCGTGTTTCTCATATGCATCTACGAGGCGCCCACAAGCCTACGAACAACTTGTCTCAAAACGGTGAAAGATCAGCTGGTTACTTGTAGGTCAAGGCAGGGTTCTAAGTTGCTCATGGTGCAACTAGGCTCTAACCTTGAAGAACAATGGATGAGGTCGCTCAACCTCGCCATAACCAATTGGATTATCGAGATCAGAGCGTCTCAGCATCTTAAGTCACCTTCTCCTTTGTTTTCGTATGCTTTCTCAACTCAAGGTTTGTGGAAAGTTCATATGTATTGTCCTGTGATAGCAATGGAAATGGAGAGCGTAAATAGTGCTTTAACCGACGAAAGATTATTCTTCTCGTTGAACTATCATCAGCTTGAAGGTGTGATCCAGTTCAACCACAGGATTTACGTTCGTGAGAAGTGGTTTAATATTGCTGTGAATATTGACAATGTCAG GTGTGACATAATTCGACTTGTGAACGAGACACTTCTATCAGAACGTGGGATGGGATTAGAGGAAAAACATTTTCCATCAAAAATATCATTGCAACTAACACCAACGGTTCAATCAAACATCCTAATGGCATCCGCAGAAAAATCCTCAGAAAACCCATTGAGACAATTTGAAGCAGAGAAAGGCATAGAAGCAACAATAGATCCACCAAACACTTTCTTCGGACTCAAAGTCTCAGCCAACGAGACCAAAACAAAAAGCATGAAACCATGGATATTTGAGCAGTGGGTTCATGGTTATACTGCATACCTCACTTGGTTTCTACATGACTTTGATGATGGAAGAGAAGTTTCATCCTCTAAACCATCAAAGGTTTCGATGATGAACCCTCGTGCTTGGTTCAAGAACCGGTACACAAATGCGTTTAGGCCGTTTACAAAGCAAGGAGGAGTCGTGTTTGCAGGAGATAGTTATGGACAAAGCGTTTTGTGGAAGGTTGATAAAAGAGCTATTGGGAAAGTGATGGAGTTTGAGGTTAAAGGTTGCGTTTGTTTGACTTATTGGCCTAACAAGCATCATACTTTCTATAGTGATACAAGAAAATTGGAATTTAAAGAGATGCTTTACCTCAATCTTCCTTAG